The following coding sequences are from one Methanosarcina sp. WWM596 window:
- a CDS encoding PKD domain-containing protein, whose product MEINRQIIHPLIFVAFFVTITGSVAEAAAAPEVNMELVGHFGGTTDAVDVAGNYAYVGQGQDLLLLDITNPSSPVLVSKIMTEGFVRDIKVSGDYAYVADDDNGLVIVDISNPSSPILKGLYAGSAGDIAVSGNYAYVADNDGLVIVDISNPSDPILKGRYAGPTGDVVVSGNYAYVADWGNGLMIVDISNPSSPVLKGSYDTAGDIYGVSISGNYAYVADGDTGLVIVDISNPSSPTLKGSYNTAGIACDVSVLGNYAYVADNDNGLVIVDISDPSSPVLKGNGSTTGYAHGIAVSGNYAYVANSNNGLVIVDISNPSSLTLKGSCDTIVRAKSIAVSGNYAYVADWDNGLVIVDISNPFSPTFKGRCDTPRSANDVSVSGNYAYVADMNDLVIVDISNPSFPILNKSYNTGGWAQGITVSGNYAYVIDMANGIFIVDISNPSSPILEGIYDTSPIIIENYDYTGSIWSVSVSGNYAYVADEGNGLLIVDISNPSSPILKGSYDTAGLAYDVAVSGNYAYVADSKNGLAIIDISNPSSPILMGNYNTSGYAECVSISGNYAYVAVDDSLVVVDISNPSSPILKGLYAGSAGDIAVSGNYVYAGEGVNGLVILKANPESAFTVADFSNNITSGYAPLSIQFNDRSQNATLWNWDFGDGYNSTNQNPIHTYSSAGTYTVNLTVINENRTASKVAKIFVLNTSSSAEENSSGSEETGGDGVILTKDTGAPAKESKITPGFEIVYWVVSLLAAFWIKESNKK is encoded by the coding sequence ATGGAAATAAATAGACAAATAATTCATCCGCTTATTTTTGTTGCTTTTTTTGTAACGATAACAGGGTCAGTTGCCGAGGCAGCAGCTGCTCCTGAAGTAAACATGGAACTGGTGGGACATTTTGGCGGGACGACAGACGCTGTTGATGTCGCTGGCAATTATGCCTACGTTGGCCAGGGACAGGATCTTTTGCTATTGGATATTACTAATCCCTCTTCACCTGTTTTAGTGAGTAAGATTATGACAGAAGGTTTTGTAAGGGACATAAAAGTTTCCGGAGATTATGCTTATGTAGCCGATGACGATAATGGTCTTGTGATTGTTGATATAAGCAATCCTTCTTCTCCAATTCTTAAAGGGCTTTATGCAGGTTCTGCTGGAGATATTGCAGTTTCCGGCAATTACGCCTATGTAGCTGATAATGATGGTCTTGTGATTGTTGATATCAGTAATCCTTCGGATCCAATTCTCAAAGGACGTTATGCAGGTCCTACTGGCGATGTTGTAGTTTCCGGCAATTACGCCTATGTAGCTGATTGGGGTAATGGTCTTATGATTGTTGATATAAGCAATCCATCTTCACCAGTTCTCAAAGGAAGCTACGATACTGCCGGAGATATTTACGGTGTCTCAATTTCCGGGAATTACGCCTATGTAGCTGATGGCGATACTGGTCTTGTGATTGTTGATATAAGCAATCCTTCTTCTCCGACTCTCAAAGGAAGCTACAATACTGCCGGAATTGCTTGTGATGTTTCAGTTTTGGGTAATTACGCCTACGTAGCTGATAATGATAATGGTCTTGTAATTGTTGATATAAGCGATCCTTCTTCTCCAGTTCTTAAAGGAAACGGCAGTACTACCGGATATGCTCACGGTATTGCAGTTTCCGGGAATTACGCTTATGTAGCCAATAGCAATAATGGTCTTGTGATTGTTGATATAAGCAATCCTTCTTCTCTTACTCTCAAAGGAAGTTGCGATACTATCGTAAGGGCTAAAAGTATTGCAGTTTCAGGAAATTATGCCTATGTAGCCGATTGGGATAATGGCCTTGTGATTGTTGATATAAGCAATCCTTTTTCCCCTACTTTCAAAGGAAGATGCGATACTCCCAGATCTGCTAACGATGTTTCAGTTTCCGGGAATTACGCCTATGTAGCCGATATGAATGATCTTGTGATTGTTGATATTAGTAATCCTTCATTTCCAATTCTAAATAAAAGTTACAATACTGGCGGATGGGCTCAAGGTATTACAGTTTCCGGCAATTACGCATATGTAATCGATATGGCTAATGGTATTTTCATCGTTGATATCAGCAATCCTTCTTCTCCAATTCTTGAGGGAATTTATGACACTTCCCCAATTATCATAGAAAATTATGATTATACCGGGAGTATTTGGAGTGTTTCAGTTTCCGGGAATTATGCTTATGTAGCCGATGAAGGAAATGGTCTTTTGATTGTTGATATTAGCAACCCATCTTCTCCAATTCTGAAAGGAAGCTACGATACTGCCGGACTTGCTTACGATGTTGCAGTTTCCGGAAATTATGCCTATGTAGCTGATAGCAAAAATGGGCTTGCGATTATTGACATAAGTAATCCTTCTTCTCCAATTCTTATGGGAAACTACAATACTTCCGGATATGCTGAATGTGTTTCAATTTCAGGCAATTACGCCTATGTAGCCGTTGATGATAGTCTTGTGGTTGTTGATATAAGCAATCCTTCTTCTCCAATTCTTAAAGGGCTTTATGCAGGTTCTGCTGGAGATATTGCAGTTTCCGGCAATTATGTCTATGCAGGTGAAGGTGTTAATGGTCTTGTTATTCTGAAAGCAAATCCAGAATCAGCATTTACTGTTGCAGACTTCAGTAACAATATCACCTCCGGTTACGCTCCTCTCTCGATCCAGTTCAATGACCGTTCTCAGAACGCAACTTTATGGAACTGGGACTTTGGAGATGGATATAATTCAACAAATCAAAATCCGATCCATACTTACTCTTCAGCAGGAACCTATACTGTTAACCTGACAGTAATCAATGAAAACAGAACAGCCTCAAAAGTGGCTAAGATATTCGTGCTGAATACAAGCAGTTCTGCTGAAGAAAACAGTAGTGGAAGCGAAGAAACTGGTGGTGACGGGGTAATCTTAACAAAAGATACAGGCGCTCCTGCAAAAGAAAGCAAAATAACTCCTGGATTCGAAATAGTTTACTGGGTTGTAAGCCTGCTAGCTGCATTCTGGATAAAGGAGAGTAATAAAAAGTAG
- a CDS encoding heterodisulfide reductase-related iron-sulfur binding cluster, with the protein MGFSQLHRNKNTSLQVTKTKLDSLQRAGVELMIHMCPNCHIQYDCYQPVIEKEFGVKYDMVHMNIAQFVALSMGADPYKVCGFQTHSVPLEGFLEKMGII; encoded by the coding sequence ATGGGCTTTTCCCAGCTCCACCGTAACAAAAACACCTCTCTCCAGGTCACCAAAACCAAGCTAGACAGCCTCCAGAGAGCCGGGGTGGAGTTAATGATCCATATGTGCCCGAACTGTCATATCCAGTACGACTGCTACCAGCCTGTAATTGAAAAAGAGTTTGGGGTAAAATACGACATGGTACACATGAATATCGCCCAGTTCGTAGCTCTCTCAATGGGTGCAGACCCCTACAAAGTATGCGGTTTCCAGACTCACTCCGTGCCTCTGGAAGGTTTTCTTGAAAAGATGGGAATAATCTAA
- a CDS encoding UPF0228 family protein, which translates to MKISKEITIFIVFLTLVVLLGLFTNALSDIRTPANNELKMGGMSIRFEDGTSESEVKAVLENYNMTTNYSIDCNTGSVGNKYYIMVDKDNRDIRRELRKGMEEENKDWIISSSATGIRKGDSYVIAVSEQAVNDEKFLSILNKYDTQVKKFVWCYIRFEKSDGSRYWIPEEDAVKMKNELENNESIFTVSIDYINDQ; encoded by the coding sequence ATGAAAATCAGCAAGGAAATAACTATTTTTATTGTATTTCTAACTCTCGTAGTGCTTTTGGGATTGTTTACAAACGCACTAAGTGATATTAGAACGCCAGCTAACAATGAGCTTAAGATGGGTGGCATGAGCATCCGATTCGAAGACGGAACTTCCGAATCGGAAGTTAAAGCTGTTCTTGAAAACTATAACATGACTACGAACTATAGCATAGATTGCAACACGGGTTCTGTGGGAAACAAATACTACATTATGGTAGACAAAGATAATCGGGATATAAGGCGCGAATTGAGAAAAGGGATGGAAGAAGAAAATAAAGATTGGATTATATCTTCTTCTGCTACTGGCATCCGAAAAGGAGATTCTTACGTAATCGCGGTATCCGAACAGGCTGTCAATGATGAAAAATTTCTTTCAATACTGAATAAATATGACACTCAGGTGAAAAAGTTCGTCTGGTGCTATATTCGCTTTGAAAAGTCGGACGGATCCAGGTATTGGATTCCGGAGGAAGATGCAGTCAAAATGAAAAACGAGCTTGAAAATAATGAAAGTATTTTTACCGTATCTATTGACTACATTAATGATCAGTAA
- a CDS encoding C39 family peptidase, with protein sequence MNRNKIGVSILVLATLLIGMVLIPAASAQEGDKYSVTAEEAFKHANAHMISFIAADADFEEWNGAFIDPKPLELYDINGEKLYYQFSVYKDNNTIGKIYVCADKKLGHSVKAFEFNPKSFNATEAMIKSIEIAKNKYPTGEIKSTIMVVYSYPSIGAMTVVKDKNTGNEYRIFVDAYSLDIVEDETATETKPGVWSIYEHRLKNGVEEHLKEWQESDQLTKSVEQEATNNGINISVPITEENMQKLTDNSAITLTVTSETLDVPLCGQETSSYCAPASAQMIAEYYDVSHTQDYIHGIMDGPGTVDEQLQYYTSAEGLGKTGSYDDDGNPVYNTLVSEINNGRPAVSMIPGHVRVCRGYTYTSYGLRYLKINDPLPVGSGRQFTETYGDETWRIYVM encoded by the coding sequence ATGAACCGTAATAAAATTGGAGTAAGTATACTTGTTTTAGCAACACTGCTGATTGGTATGGTGTTGATACCAGCTGCAAGTGCACAGGAAGGGGATAAATATTCTGTAACTGCTGAGGAAGCTTTTAAACATGCCAATGCGCACATGATAAGTTTTATAGCAGCCGATGCTGACTTTGAAGAATGGAATGGGGCATTTATTGATCCTAAACCACTGGAGCTTTACGACATAAACGGTGAAAAATTGTATTATCAATTTTCAGTGTATAAAGATAATAACACAATAGGTAAAATCTACGTTTGTGCTGATAAAAAGTTGGGACACTCAGTCAAAGCCTTTGAATTCAATCCAAAATCGTTTAATGCAACGGAAGCCATGATAAAATCAATCGAAATCGCCAAAAATAAATATCCAACTGGAGAAATCAAGTCAACAATTATGGTTGTATACAGCTATCCAAGTATAGGAGCAATGACCGTAGTAAAGGACAAAAACACAGGAAATGAATACCGGATATTTGTAGATGCATATAGTCTTGATATCGTAGAAGATGAAACGGCAACTGAAACCAAACCTGGAGTTTGGTCAATTTATGAACATAGATTGAAGAATGGGGTGGAAGAACATTTAAAAGAGTGGCAGGAAAGTGACCAACTTACCAAATCGGTAGAACAAGAAGCAACTAATAATGGAATTAATATCAGTGTGCCAATTACTGAGGAAAACATGCAAAAACTGACTGATAATTCAGCGATAACTTTAACAGTCACAAGTGAAACACTCGATGTTCCCTTGTGTGGACAAGAAACAAGTTCTTATTGTGCTCCGGCAAGTGCCCAAATGATTGCTGAATACTATGATGTGTCCCATACCCAAGATTACATCCATGGAATAATGGATGGTCCTGGAACCGTTGATGAACAGCTACAATATTATACGTCAGCTGAAGGATTAGGGAAAACTGGTTCATACGACGACGATGGAAATCCTGTATATAATACACTTGTTTCTGAGATTAACAATGGAAGGCCTGCAGTTAGTATGATTCCAGGACATGTCCGAGTTTGTAGAGGATATACATATACTAGTTATGGATTACGCTATTTGAAGATTAATGATCCATTGCCTGTCGGATCTGGTCGCCAATTTACAGAAACGTATGGCGATGAAACTTGGCGTATATATGTTATGTGA